The following are from one region of the Palaemon carinicauda isolate YSFRI2023 unplaced genomic scaffold, ASM3689809v2 scaffold1915, whole genome shotgun sequence genome:
- the LOC137635884 gene encoding protein SPT2 homolog translates to MPPSARESGGPPSASVSGEAAQRQGERGSRPAPGGAGKPPSASGSGEAGQHQRERGQQPSASGSGEPPSASGSGEAAQRHRERGSRPAPAGAGKPPSSSGSGEATQRQRTSGGAGKPPSPSGNGGSRPAPALAGKPPSARGSGEAAQRQRERGSRPAPAGAGKPPSPSGSGKAAQPQRDLGAPPLPPGRGEPRQVNDIEFLYQA, encoded by the exons ATGCCGCCCAGCGCCAGAGAGAGCGGGGGACCGCCCAGCGCCAGCGTGAGCGGagaagccgcccagcgccagggggagcgGGGAAGCCGCCCAGCTCCAGGGGGAGCCgggaagccgcccagcgccagcgggagcggggaaGCCGGCCAGCACCAGCGGGAGCGGGGGCAGcagcccagcgccagcgggagcggggagccacccagcgccagcggtAGTGGGGAAGCCGCCCAGCGCCACCGGGAGCGGGGAAGCCGCCCAGCCCCAGCGGGAGCGGGGAAGCCACCCAGCTCTAGCGGGAGCGGGGaagccacccagcgccagcg TACCAGCGGAGGAGCGGGGAAGCCGCCCAGccccagcgggaacgggggaagCCGCCCAGCCCCAGCGTTAGCGgggaagccgcccagcgccagagggagcggggaagccgcccagcgccagAGGGAGCGGGGAAGCCGCCCAGCCCCAGCGGGAGCGGGAAAGCCGCCCAGCCCCAGCGGGAGCGGGAAAGCCGCCCAGCCCCAGCGGGATCTGGGAGCCCCTCCCCTCCcaccgggaaggggagagccccgccaggtcaacgatatagagttcctgtatcaggcttag